The following proteins come from a genomic window of Gottfriedia acidiceleris:
- a CDS encoding quinone oxidoreductase family protein, producing MKALVFREFGQSDVLKYEEIATPKISNDEVLVEMKAVGVNFADIYRRKGNYHLAGDPPYILGYEGSGVISEVGSEVTDYKIGDRVAFADVPFSNAEYVAAKESHIVPIPDEINFEIAASIMLQGLTAHYLINDSYKIKSGDVALVHAVAGGVGQLLTQMILLKGGEVIGLTSSQEKREKALSIGAKEVFLYTENWVSQIKEFTKEKNGVDVVYESVGSTIMDSFEATKVHGTVVFYGMAGGDPVHIDPRMLMDTSKTLTGGDLWNVLISKEERLRRSNELFNWIATKQLIVQKPTVFPLKDGKLAHDLLESRKSTGKIILSV from the coding sequence ATGAAAGCACTTGTTTTTAGAGAATTTGGTCAATCAGACGTATTGAAATACGAAGAAATAGCAACACCTAAAATTTCAAATGATGAAGTATTAGTTGAAATGAAGGCTGTAGGTGTTAATTTTGCAGATATTTATCGTCGTAAAGGAAATTATCATTTAGCAGGGGATCCTCCGTACATTTTAGGGTATGAAGGCTCAGGTGTTATTTCTGAAGTCGGTTCTGAAGTAACGGACTATAAAATAGGAGATCGCGTAGCGTTTGCAGATGTTCCTTTTTCGAACGCAGAGTATGTTGCTGCAAAGGAATCACATATTGTACCAATTCCAGATGAAATTAATTTTGAAATTGCTGCGTCTATTATGCTACAAGGTTTAACTGCTCATTATTTAATTAATGATAGTTATAAAATAAAATCAGGTGATGTTGCACTTGTTCATGCAGTAGCAGGTGGTGTTGGTCAATTATTGACTCAAATGATTCTTTTAAAAGGTGGAGAGGTAATCGGATTAACTTCATCACAAGAAAAAAGGGAAAAAGCTTTATCAATCGGTGCGAAAGAAGTATTTTTATATACTGAAAATTGGGTTTCACAAATAAAAGAGTTCACAAAAGAAAAAAATGGTGTAGATGTTGTATATGAATCAGTAGGATCTACAATAATGGATAGCTTTGAAGCAACAAAAGTTCACGGTACAGTTGTATTTTATGGAATGGCTGGAGGGGATCCAGTTCATATTGATCCAAGAATGTTAATGGATACTTCAAAAACACTAACTGGTGGAGACTTGTGGAATGTATTAATTTCAAAAGAAGAGAGACTACGTAGAAGTAATGAGCTATTTAATTGGATTGCAACTAAACAATTAATCGTACAAAAACCTACTGTGTTTCCTTTAAAAGATGGTAAGCTTGCTCATGATCTATTAGAAAGTAGAAAATCAACTGGAAAAATCATCTTATCTGTTTAA
- the nrdF gene encoding class 1b ribonucleoside-diphosphate reductase subunit beta, producing the protein MKAVNWNKKEDDFSLVFWKQNLSQFWTEEEIVVSSDKNTWNTLSKEEQSAFKKVLGGLTLLDTKQGGEGMPLILVHLKNLQAKSVLAFMGAMEEVHAKSYSHIFTTLATEDEIEDLFKWVDEHPILTKKSELISSYYLNLLKRNVSDEELYMAMVASVFLESYLFYSGFFFPLYLAGQGKMTASGEIINLILRDESIHGVFVGILAQQIYDQFTDEQKTRLYNETMSLLVQLYEIELQYTEEIYSSIGLVDEVNKFIRYNANKALMNLGFDYYFDEEDINPIVLNGLKTDTKNHDFFSVKGNGYVKAVTVEKLTDEDFVFEF; encoded by the coding sequence ATGAAAGCTGTTAACTGGAATAAAAAAGAAGATGATTTTAGTTTAGTATTTTGGAAACAAAATCTATCGCAGTTTTGGACTGAAGAAGAAATTGTCGTTTCATCTGATAAAAATACTTGGAATACATTATCAAAAGAGGAACAATCAGCATTTAAAAAGGTTTTAGGTGGTCTAACCTTATTAGATACTAAGCAAGGCGGAGAAGGTATGCCTTTAATCTTAGTTCATCTTAAAAATTTACAAGCAAAAAGTGTACTAGCATTCATGGGTGCGATGGAAGAAGTACATGCAAAAAGCTATTCGCATATTTTTACAACTCTAGCTACAGAAGATGAAATTGAAGATTTGTTTAAATGGGTGGACGAGCATCCGATTTTAACTAAAAAATCGGAATTAATTTCCTCTTATTATTTAAATTTATTAAAGCGTAATGTTTCGGATGAAGAGTTATACATGGCAATGGTTGCAAGTGTATTTTTAGAAAGTTACTTATTTTATAGTGGATTTTTCTTCCCATTATACTTAGCCGGTCAAGGTAAAATGACTGCTAGTGGTGAGATTATTAATCTAATTTTACGAGATGAAAGTATACATGGTGTATTTGTAGGAATATTAGCGCAACAAATTTATGACCAATTTACTGATGAACAAAAAACTCGACTTTACAATGAAACAATGTCATTATTAGTTCAATTATATGAAATTGAGTTACAATATACAGAAGAAATTTATTCTTCAATAGGTTTAGTAGATGAAGTTAATAAGTTTATTCGATATAATGCAAACAAAGCGTTAATGAACTTAGGTTTTGATTATTATTTTGATGAAGAAGATATTAATCCAATTGTTTTAAATGGTTTAAAAACAGATACAAAAAATCATGATTTCTTCTCTGTTAAAGGTAATGGGTATGTAAAAGCAGTCACAGTGGAAAAATTAACAGATGAGGATTTTGTGTTTGAATTTTAA
- a CDS encoding two-component system sensor histidine kinase NtrB has protein sequence MINETVQELKNKITELEEKVKTYETILNTITSGSIFSNETRELSNSNHLTRNTSLCNTNNETLPLHTKFSNFLSNSRRTLQSIYDALPHHIVFIDKDGIITLYNQQVAIDFRITKYELIGRHIRNLLKIDDKDICLLQTLYSGEEFYNKEILNINYGIINTRIIRDINGEISRVIGVFHNLNDARDSEKLAMSGRIAAGIAHEVRNPLTTVRGYLQFLQEEAPPQYKQLFKDLLIPELDRANGIITDFLSITKNANYKPEPININDFLSNHIKQLLFSETVLNNVTIEYYLSEDLKGAHIFFDKNQLVQVILNLFHNALDAKKEGLLTIIIATYIDKDFIYIALKDDGSGIPPSDLPYIFDPFFSTKDDGTGLGLSLTKKLIQNHNGTISAISDTNGTTFTITLPIK, from the coding sequence ATGATTAACGAGACAGTACAAGAATTAAAAAATAAAATAACCGAGCTTGAAGAAAAAGTAAAAACGTATGAAACAATTTTAAATACAATAACTTCCGGATCTATATTTTCAAATGAAACTCGTGAATTATCAAATTCGAATCATTTAACTAGAAATACAAGTTTATGTAATACAAATAATGAAACACTTCCATTACATACTAAATTCTCTAACTTTTTATCTAATAGTCGCAGAACTTTGCAATCGATCTACGATGCTTTACCGCATCACATAGTATTTATCGATAAAGATGGGATCATTACGCTATATAACCAACAAGTTGCGATTGATTTTAGAATTACTAAATACGAATTAATCGGTCGGCATATTAGAAATTTATTAAAAATAGACGATAAAGACATTTGTTTACTACAAACACTTTATTCAGGTGAAGAATTTTATAATAAAGAAATTTTAAATATTAACTATGGGATTATCAATACCCGTATCATCCGTGATATAAATGGAGAAATTTCAAGAGTAATTGGTGTTTTTCATAATTTAAACGATGCAAGGGATTCTGAAAAACTAGCAATGTCAGGTAGAATTGCTGCGGGTATTGCACATGAAGTCCGCAATCCACTTACAACTGTTAGAGGTTATTTACAATTCTTGCAAGAAGAAGCTCCACCTCAATATAAACAATTGTTTAAAGATTTATTGATTCCAGAATTAGATAGAGCAAATGGAATCATTACTGACTTTTTATCTATTACAAAGAATGCGAACTATAAACCAGAGCCTATTAATATTAATGATTTTTTATCGAACCACATAAAACAACTATTATTTAGCGAGACTGTTTTAAATAATGTTACTATTGAATACTATCTATCTGAGGATTTAAAAGGAGCACATATTTTCTTTGATAAAAACCAACTTGTACAAGTAATTTTAAATTTATTTCATAATGCATTGGATGCTAAAAAAGAAGGTCTGCTTACAATTATCATTGCAACTTATATTGATAAGGATTTTATTTATATTGCATTAAAAGATGATGGATCAGGAATTCCACCTTCAGATTTACCATATATATTTGATCCGTTCTTCTCAACTAAAGATGACGGTACTGGACTAGGTTTATCTCTAACTAAAAAACTGATTCAAAATCATAACGGTACCATATCTGCAATAAGCGATACTAATGGAACTACTTTTACAATTACATTACCAATTAAATAG
- a CDS encoding DUF72 domain-containing protein: MEIKIGVTGWGDHDSLYPDRIHSSKKLRQYCMHFPIVEIDSSYYSIMPQSNYQKWVNQTTADFAFIVKAYGGITGHSRQNYSKEEQILLLTPFLESIQPLIEANKLKGILFQFPPWFNCKKENVELLRTLKSKLKGLPAILEFRNQTWFYPMFYEQTLKFMEDEGWIHSICDEPQAGNGSIPIVLHPTNPNLTLIRFHGRNIYGWNHNGQENWREVRYLYRYNEEELYEWVERIEQLSKNTKEICILFNNNSGGDAADNAKQLMKLLGIEFGPSSTEQLELF; the protein is encoded by the coding sequence ATGGAAATAAAAATTGGAGTTACTGGGTGGGGCGATCATGATAGTTTATACCCTGATCGGATACACTCTTCAAAAAAATTGAGACAATATTGCATGCATTTTCCAATTGTTGAAATTGATTCTTCCTATTATAGTATTATGCCACAATCAAATTATCAAAAATGGGTAAATCAAACAACGGCTGACTTTGCATTTATCGTTAAAGCGTATGGCGGAATCACTGGCCATTCAAGGCAAAATTATTCTAAAGAGGAACAAATTTTACTGTTGACGCCATTTTTGGAATCAATCCAGCCTTTAATTGAAGCGAATAAATTAAAAGGAATATTATTTCAGTTTCCACCATGGTTTAATTGTAAAAAAGAAAATGTTGAATTATTAAGAACTTTAAAAAGTAAACTTAAAGGTCTTCCTGCAATTTTAGAATTTCGTAATCAGACATGGTTTTATCCTATGTTTTATGAGCAAACGTTGAAGTTTATGGAGGATGAAGGATGGATTCATTCAATTTGTGATGAGCCACAAGCAGGTAATGGAAGCATACCAATTGTATTACATCCTACGAATCCAAATTTAACTTTAATCCGTTTCCATGGCCGAAATATATATGGATGGAATCACAATGGGCAAGAAAATTGGCGTGAAGTACGTTATTTATACCGATATAATGAAGAAGAATTATACGAATGGGTAGAAAGAATTGAACAGTTATCAAAAAACACAAAAGAAATTTGTATACTATTTAATAATAACTCTGGTGGAGATGCAGCGGATAATGCTAAACAATTAATGAAGCTGCTAGGTATTGAATTTGGACCATCTTCTACCGAGCAGCTTGAATTATTTTAA